In Stenotrophomonas bentonitica, the genomic stretch GGTCCGCGAGGCCCTCTCCGATGCGGGCGTGTCGGGCATCACCGTGACTGAAGTAAAAGGCTTCGGCCGCCAGAAGGGCCACACCGAGTTGTATCGCGGCGCCGAGTACGTCGTGGATTTCCTGCCCAAGATCAAGATCGAAACCGTGGTAACCGACGAACGCCTGGACGCCGTGGTTGAAGCGATCCAGACCGCCGCCGGCACCGGCAAGATCGGCGACGGCAAGATCTTCGTCACCGCCGTCGAACAGGTCATCCGGATCCGCACCGGCGAATTCGGCGCAGACGCGCTCTAACCCCACTCGGAGCCCACAATGAAGACTTCCTTGTTCACCGGGTGGCAAGCCCGGTTCCATGCCGTGTGCCTGTTGATGCTGTTCAGCGCGCTCGCGGTGGGTGCATTCAGCGGTACCGCGCACGCGCAGGCACAGGTCTCGCCGGCGCCGAGCGAAACCGTCGCGGTCGAGCCGCTGCCGTCGCCCGAAGCGGCCCCGGCGCTCGCCGCGGAAGCAGAAGCCGCGCCCGCTTTTGATCGCGGCGACGTCGCCTGGATGCTCACCTCCACGCTGCTGGTGCTGCTGATGGTGGTGCCCGGTCTTGCGCTGTTCTACGGCGGCCTGGTGCGCTCGAAGAACGTACTTTCGGTTCTCAGCCAGATCCTGGTGGTGTTCTCGCTGGTGCTGATGCTATGGGTGGCCTACGGCTACAGCGCGGTGTTCAGCGAAGGCAACCAGTTCTTCGGTTCGTTCACCCAGTTCGCGTTCCTCAAGGGCTTCACGCCGGAGTCGGTGGGCAACACCCCGATCAAGGGCCTGCCGGACTATCTGTTCGTGGCGTTCCAGTCCACCTTCGCCGGCATCACCACCGCGCTGATCGTCGGCGCGTTCGCAGAACGCATCAAGTTCAAGGCGGTGCTGCTGTTCTCGGCGCTGTGGTTCACCCTCAGCTACATCCCGATGGCGCACATCGTGTGGGGTGGCGGCTACCTGGGCGCGATGGGCGCGATCGACTTTGCCGGTGGCACCGTGGTGCACATCAATGCCGGCGTGGCCGGCCTGGTTGCGGCGTACTTCGTCGGCAAGCGCATCGGCTACGGCCAGACCGCGCTGAAGCCGCACAACGTGCCGTTCACCTATATCGGCGCGATGCTGCTGTGGGTGGGCTGGTTCGGCTTCAATGCTGGCTCGGCCGCTGCCGCCGACACCGTCGCCTCGCTGGCCTTCATCAACACCATCCTCGCCACCGCGGCCGCGGTACTAGGCTGGACCCTGGTGGAAGCGGTCAGCAAGGGCAAGCCGTCCGCACTGGGCGCCGCCTCCGGCGCGGTGGCCGGCCTGGTCGGCATCACCCCGGCCTGCGGCACCGTCGGTCCACTGGGCGCGATCGTGATCGGCCTGGTCACCGGCGTGGTCTGCGTGTGGGGCGTCACCGGCCTCAAGCGACTGCTCAAGGTGGACGACACCGCCGACGTGTTCGGCGTGCACGGCGTCGGTGGCATCGTCGGCGCCCTGCTCACCGGTGTGTTCAGTGCACAGTCGCTGGGCGGGACCAAGGCCGACCTCGATATCGGCCACCAGGTCTGGGTGCAGTTCGTCAGCGTCGCCTTCACCATCGTGTGGTGCGCCGTGGTCACCGTGGCGATCCTGCTGGTGGTGCGCATGGTGTTCGGCCTGCGCGTGAACGAGGAAGCCGAACGCACCGGCCTGGACGTCACCTCGCACGGCGAGTCGGCCTACGAGGTCTGAGCGCGCGACATCACACAATCTTCGGGGCAACACCTTTGCTTCTGATGGACGTTACCTCTTGACGTCACAGCCGGCGGCCTTCGGACCGCCGGCTTTTTAATGCGCTCAAGGCTTCACGGCGATGTCTCACTTTCACGCAAAGTGCGGACTTTTCCTACACGCGCACGCGCTAATCCGGCGCTGGTTCCCGCTGTGCAATTCAATTAGAGTTGCCACGCCGCAGGCTGTCCGTTCGCCGCGTGCACCAGACTCAGCTGCCAGGGAAGCGCGTGAAAGGGGATCAGGGGGATATCGACCGCAGCCGTGCGCTGCGCTGGCGGTTGGCCGTGGCTGTTGCCATCGCCTGCCTGCCCACCGCCGTGGGCGCGCAGGTGGCGCGGCCTTCGGACCAGGAACTGTTGCGCCAGCAGGAGCGTGAGCGTGTGCTGCGCGAGCAGCAGGAAACCACGCCCGACGTGCGCCTGCAGGCCACGCCTGAGGAAGCCGTAGGTCGCCTGCCGGCCAACGAGTCGCCGTGCTTCACCATCGATCACATCGTGCTGGAGGGCGACCTCGCCGAGCGCTTCCGCTGGGCGCTGAAGGCTGCCGATACGCGCAACGATCCGGCCAGCGGCCGCTGCCTGGGCACCGCCGGGGTGGACATCGTGATGAAGCGTGTGCAGAACGCGATCATCGCGCGCGGCTTCGTCACCACCCGCATCCTGGCCGCGCCGCAGGACCTCAAGACCGGCACGCTCACGCTCACCGTGGTGCCCGGGCGTATCCATGCGGTGCGCTTTGCCAGTGACGAGGGGCGCACTCCGGCGCTCTGGAATGCGCTGTCGGTCGGCCCGGGCGACCTGCTCAACCTGCGCGACATCGAGCAGGCGCTGGAGAACCTGCAGCGCGTCCCCACTGCCGCGGTCGACATCCAGATCGCGCCGCCGCAGGAAGGCGCTGCGGCCCGGCCCGGCGAAAGCGACCTGGTGATCAGCTGGAGCCAGCGCGCACCGGTACGCCTGAACCTGACCCTGGACGATGCCGGCAGCACCTCCACCGGCAAGCTGCAGGCCGGTGCCACGCTGTCGCTGGACAACATGGCCGGGCTCAGCGACCTGTTCTACTTCAACGCCGGTAAGTCGGTGTTCAACGGCAGCGCACGCGGCACCGACAGTTGGGCCGCGCACTACAGCGTGCCGATGGGCTGGTGGCAGCTGGGCGCCAACGCCAGCGAGTACGACTACGAGCAGACCGTGGCCGGTGCATTCGAGACCTACGAGTACAGCGGCTCCAGCCGCAACGCCGAGCTGCGCCTGACCCGCATGCTGTATCGCAA encodes the following:
- a CDS encoding P-II family nitrogen regulator, which codes for MKLISAIIRPFKLDEVREALSDAGVSGITVTEVKGFGRQKGHTELYRGAEYVVDFLPKIKIETVVTDERLDAVVEAIQTAAGTGKIGDGKIFVTAVEQVIRIRTGEFGADAL
- a CDS encoding ammonium transporter, coding for MKTSLFTGWQARFHAVCLLMLFSALAVGAFSGTAHAQAQVSPAPSETVAVEPLPSPEAAPALAAEAEAAPAFDRGDVAWMLTSTLLVLLMVVPGLALFYGGLVRSKNVLSVLSQILVVFSLVLMLWVAYGYSAVFSEGNQFFGSFTQFAFLKGFTPESVGNTPIKGLPDYLFVAFQSTFAGITTALIVGAFAERIKFKAVLLFSALWFTLSYIPMAHIVWGGGYLGAMGAIDFAGGTVVHINAGVAGLVAAYFVGKRIGYGQTALKPHNVPFTYIGAMLLWVGWFGFNAGSAAAADTVASLAFINTILATAAAVLGWTLVEAVSKGKPSALGAASGAVAGLVGITPACGTVGPLGAIVIGLVTGVVCVWGVTGLKRLLKVDDTADVFGVHGVGGIVGALLTGVFSAQSLGGTKADLDIGHQVWVQFVSVAFTIVWCAVVTVAILLVVRMVFGLRVNEEAERTGLDVTSHGESAYEV
- a CDS encoding ShlB/FhaC/HecB family hemolysin secretion/activation protein, which encodes MKGDQGDIDRSRALRWRLAVAVAIACLPTAVGAQVARPSDQELLRQQERERVLREQQETTPDVRLQATPEEAVGRLPANESPCFTIDHIVLEGDLAERFRWALKAADTRNDPASGRCLGTAGVDIVMKRVQNAIIARGFVTTRILAAPQDLKTGTLTLTVVPGRIHAVRFASDEGRTPALWNALSVGPGDLLNLRDIEQALENLQRVPTAAVDIQIAPPQEGAAARPGESDLVISWSQRAPVRLNLTLDDAGSTSTGKLQAGATLSLDNMAGLSDLFYFNAGKSVFNGSARGTDSWAAHYSVPMGWWQLGANASEYDYEQTVAGAFETYEYSGSSRNAELRLTRMLYRNAHAKTSMYGRGWYRESDNFIDDTEILVQRRRMAGWELGLGHRHFIGKATLDANLAYRRGTGAFDALEAPEQGFGEGTARGKIITADAQLTVPMQWGRQALRYTGSWRAQWNRTRLVPQDRFSIGGRYTVRGFDGEVSLTGERGWLLRNELAFALGGGVESYVAVDHGQVSGPSTEYLLGDRLTGMALGLRGGTRHLQWEGFVGSPLHKPDGFQTAYTTFGMNLGVSF